The proteins below are encoded in one region of Desulfomicrobium apsheronum:
- a CDS encoding CHASE2 domain-containing protein → MKLHGYRRRDILRLLGTGCVITLCVVILHVMRPELLTHFERKVYDVLLSQTSQRPLSPVPVLIAIDDKSLTDLGQWPWPRHVLASLITRLHEAGADIVALDLILSARDRTSPLLVQEELRQETGFSIDLEGLPGNRLDHDRLLAEALAKMPTVLGYKLLFTPNHGKAPFCDVHPILSGQSMPAGFSPYTAETAVCPLTILNAAATNSGFINALPDSDGVIRRTPLIALHADEVLPSLILATVMTRGETAIGLGQDADGNFVQFGRKRTHIDAQGNVLLRYRGPSGTFTTYSATDILSGPLPNFQGRVAIVGPTASGLGDNHVTPVGRVFPGIEIHATLLDNLLQKDTLIRPSWAIGAEACAIVLAGLLSSLLMMSAGPLTCAAGLVVGATGVWSASLWLLNGPGYWISPLSTEIILMGNMALLSLIKYGMEERELRIRGKQLLQAQDATIMSLTALAETRDPETGGHIRRTREYVLVLARVLARKPKFKKYLDRDTIELLYKSAPLHDIGKVGIADNILLKPGSLTPEEFKEMQRHTILGAETLAEAERRSMEGSDRSFLGLAREIALSHHEKWDGSGYPQGLKEEAIPIGGRLMALADVYDALVTKRVYKNAMPHADACQIILAGRGSHFDPDVVDAFEETQHEFLAISNRYD, encoded by the coding sequence ATGAAACTACACGGATACCGCCGCAGGGACATCCTTCGCCTGCTGGGCACCGGTTGCGTCATCACGCTCTGCGTCGTGATCCTGCATGTCATGCGCCCGGAGTTGCTCACCCATTTCGAGCGCAAGGTCTATGACGTGCTGCTGTCCCAAACCAGTCAGCGACCTTTGAGTCCTGTCCCGGTGCTCATCGCCATCGACGACAAATCCCTGACCGATCTGGGCCAATGGCCTTGGCCGCGCCATGTGCTGGCAAGCCTGATCACCCGCCTGCACGAAGCCGGCGCAGACATCGTGGCCCTGGACCTGATCCTCTCGGCCCGCGACAGAACCTCGCCGCTACTGGTGCAGGAAGAGTTGCGCCAGGAAACTGGATTCTCAATTGATCTTGAAGGGTTGCCCGGGAACAGGCTGGATCATGACCGTCTGCTGGCGGAAGCCCTGGCAAAAATGCCGACCGTTCTGGGTTACAAGCTGCTCTTTACCCCCAATCACGGCAAAGCCCCCTTCTGCGACGTTCATCCGATCCTCTCCGGACAATCCATGCCTGCCGGATTTTCGCCGTACACGGCCGAGACCGCAGTCTGCCCCCTGACGATTCTGAACGCGGCCGCGACAAATTCAGGATTCATCAACGCCCTGCCCGACTCCGACGGAGTCATCCGACGAACCCCTCTCATAGCGCTGCATGCAGACGAAGTGCTGCCGAGCCTGATCCTGGCCACGGTCATGACCCGGGGCGAAACCGCCATTGGTCTGGGGCAAGATGCCGACGGAAATTTCGTCCAGTTTGGCCGCAAGCGCACGCACATCGACGCACAGGGTAACGTGCTGCTCAGATATCGCGGCCCCAGCGGAACCTTCACCACGTACTCCGCGACCGACATCCTCAGCGGCCCCCTGCCGAATTTTCAGGGACGCGTGGCCATTGTCGGTCCTACGGCCTCGGGGCTTGGTGACAATCATGTCACCCCCGTGGGGCGCGTCTTTCCGGGTATTGAAATCCATGCCACCCTGCTCGACAACCTGCTCCAGAAAGACACCCTCATCCGTCCGTCCTGGGCCATCGGGGCGGAAGCATGCGCCATCGTGCTTGCCGGCCTCCTGTCGAGCCTGTTGATGATGTCCGCCGGCCCCTTGACTTGTGCGGCCGGTCTGGTCGTGGGGGCGACAGGGGTATGGAGCGCCAGCCTCTGGCTCCTGAACGGCCCCGGCTACTGGATTTCGCCTTTGTCCACGGAAATAATCCTCATGGGCAACATGGCGCTTTTAAGCCTCATCAAATATGGCATGGAAGAGCGCGAATTGCGCATCCGGGGCAAGCAACTGCTGCAAGCCCAGGACGCCACCATCATGAGCCTCACCGCGCTGGCCGAAACCCGCGACCCCGAAACCGGCGGACACATCCGGCGCACCCGCGAGTATGTCCTCGTCCTGGCCCGCGTCCTGGCCCGAAAACCAAAATTCAAAAAATACCTCGACCGGGATACCATCGAACTGCTCTACAAATCCGCTCCTCTGCACGACATCGGCAAGGTCGGCATAGCCGACAACATCCTGCTCAAACCAGGCTCGCTGACCCCCGAAGAATTCAAGGAGATGCAGCGACACACTATCCTCGGAGCCGAAACCCTGGCCGAAGCAGAACGCCGGAGCATGGAAGGAAGCGACCGTTCCTTCCTGGGACTGGCGCGCGAAATCGCTCTCTCACACCACGAAAAATGGGACGGCTCAGGCTATCCGCAAGGACTCAAAGAAGAAGCCATCCCCATTGGGGGCCGACTCATGGCGCTGGCCGATGTCTATGATGCGCTGGTCACAAAGCGCGTCTACAAGAACGCCATGCCGCATGCTGACGCCTGTCAGATCATTCTGGCCGGACGCGGCTCCCATTTCGATCCGGACGTGGTCGATGCGTTCGAAGAAACACAGCACGAATTCCTGGCGATCAGCAACCGGTACGACTAG
- a CDS encoding OmpA family protein: MIVRTLLLILCLAFSGCATKGTTVVLLEDPDGSVGQIEVSTPVGTQQLSAAGHSTRVSDASASPSALRTLDQKKIEQEYGQVLQAMPSPPENFLLYFEYGKAELTAESKPVPSLIIEAINRRNSRDVRVNGHSDTIGQREDNARLSLERAERARDILVGQGIDPSIMKVFSHGEGNLLIPTADDTPEPRNRRVEVLVR; this comes from the coding sequence ATGATCGTGCGGACTCTCCTGCTCATCCTTTGTCTGGCCTTTTCCGGCTGCGCAACCAAAGGCACTACCGTCGTCCTGCTTGAGGATCCCGACGGTTCGGTCGGACAAATAGAGGTCAGCACTCCGGTCGGAACGCAACAGCTTTCCGCTGCCGGACACAGCACAAGAGTCAGCGACGCCTCGGCCTCGCCAAGCGCACTGCGAACCCTCGACCAGAAAAAGATCGAGCAGGAGTACGGCCAGGTTCTCCAGGCGATGCCCAGTCCCCCTGAAAACTTCCTGCTCTATTTTGAATACGGCAAAGCAGAACTGACCGCCGAATCGAAACCCGTTCCATCCTTGATCATTGAAGCCATCAACCGACGCAATTCCCGCGATGTGCGCGTCAACGGCCACTCGGACACGATTGGACAGCGTGAGGACAACGCTCGCCTGTCTTTGGAGCGTGCGGAAAGAGCGCGGGACATCCTGGTCGGGCAGGGAATCGATCCGTCCATCATGAAGGTGTTTTCCCACGGTGAGGGCAACCTCCTCATTCCCACCGCCGACGACACTCCCGAACCCAGGAACCGTCGCGTGGAGGTACTGGTACGCTGA
- a CDS encoding FecR family protein has protein sequence MHLFMLLILGIVLHTGTVYAEPGVAGFIKTAEGSGQIVRSGDALPARTGDILYVEDIVMTSDQSTIGIMLEDDTVLSLGPNSRLELSDFAFAPQEEKLSLAIRLLKGSFAYMSGVIARLAPEKVHIETPDAVIAVHGTRFLVKVVEQ, from the coding sequence ATGCATCTTTTCATGCTCCTCATCCTGGGCATTGTTCTGCACACAGGCACGGTTTACGCGGAACCCGGCGTGGCAGGCTTCATCAAGACCGCCGAGGGCAGCGGACAAATCGTGCGGTCAGGCGATGCCCTCCCAGCCAGGACTGGAGACATTCTTTATGTAGAGGACATTGTCATGACCTCGGATCAAAGCACTATCGGAATCATGCTTGAAGACGACACGGTGCTCTCTCTGGGGCCAAACAGCCGTCTCGAACTCAGCGACTTCGCCTTTGCGCCCCAGGAAGAAAAACTATCCCTCGCCATACGGCTGCTCAAGGGATCCTTCGCCTACATGTCCGGAGTCATCGCCCGACTTGCTCCCGAAAAAGTTCATATCGAAACGCCGGATGCGGTCATCGCCGTTCATGGCACACGTTTTCTGGTCAAGGTGGTGGAACAATGA